In Haloarchaeobius litoreus, the following are encoded in one genomic region:
- a CDS encoding universal stress protein: protein MYDRLLVPTDGSEEGERAVRHAIDLAVAHDATIHAVYVVDSASYGGVPMETAWEGLHEMLEREGEAALDRVVELAEESGVPVETALLEGTPAKQVVRYAESEDCDLVVMGTHGRGGIDRLLLGSVAERVVRSSEVPVLTVQVSG from the coding sequence ATGTACGACCGTTTACTGGTGCCGACCGATGGCTCGGAGGAGGGCGAACGGGCGGTCCGCCACGCCATCGACCTCGCGGTCGCCCACGACGCGACCATCCACGCCGTCTACGTCGTCGACTCGGCCAGCTACGGGGGCGTTCCGATGGAGACCGCGTGGGAGGGTCTGCACGAGATGCTCGAACGCGAGGGCGAGGCGGCGCTGGACCGCGTCGTCGAGCTCGCCGAGGAGTCCGGTGTGCCCGTCGAGACGGCGCTCCTGGAGGGGACCCCGGCGAAGCAGGTCGTCCGATACGCGGAGTCGGAGGACTGCGACCTCGTCGTGATGGGCACCCACGGCCGTGGCGGCATCGACAGGCTCCTCCTCGGGAGCGTCGCCGAGCGCGTCGTCAGGTCCTCGGAGGTCCCCGTGCTGACGGTGCAGGTCTCGGGATGA
- a CDS encoding amidohydrolase family protein — MTGGESGTTTGGRTATDGGQRLVEGTILRGREFEPVEGRVVVEDGVIASVEEEPVESDDIVLPAFVNAHTHIGDSIAKEAGGGLSLEELVAPPNGLKHRLLRQASTEEKIAAMHRSLEFMAEAGTAAHIEFREGDVEGVKEIRAAGENVPVESVVLGRGSTDAMHAADGYGASGTNDADFERERAATAREGKLFGIHAGEVDSSDIDGAMDLDPDFLVHMVHPEPWHLDRLADAATPVAVCPRSNLVTDVGLPPVSELLERTSVALGTDNVFLNSPSMFREMEFAAKLFDVSATEVLRMATVAGADIAALNCGLVEPGRDAELVVLDGDSHNLTGAKDVVRAVVRRAGVDDIRAVVR, encoded by the coding sequence ATGACGGGGGGCGAGAGCGGGACGACGACGGGCGGTCGGACAGCGACCGACGGCGGCCAGCGCCTCGTCGAGGGCACCATCCTCCGCGGCCGCGAGTTCGAGCCCGTCGAGGGCCGGGTCGTCGTCGAGGACGGCGTCATCGCGTCCGTCGAGGAGGAGCCGGTCGAGAGCGACGACATCGTCCTCCCGGCGTTCGTCAACGCCCACACGCACATCGGCGACTCCATCGCGAAGGAGGCCGGCGGCGGGCTCTCCCTCGAGGAACTGGTCGCCCCGCCGAACGGGCTGAAACATCGGCTCCTGCGACAGGCGAGCACCGAGGAGAAGATAGCCGCGATGCACCGGTCGCTCGAGTTCATGGCCGAGGCAGGGACCGCCGCCCACATCGAGTTCCGCGAGGGTGACGTCGAGGGCGTGAAGGAGATCCGCGCCGCCGGCGAGAACGTCCCCGTCGAGTCGGTGGTGCTCGGCCGGGGAAGCACGGACGCCATGCACGCGGCCGACGGCTACGGCGCGTCGGGGACGAACGACGCCGACTTCGAACGGGAGCGCGCGGCGACCGCCCGCGAGGGCAAGCTGTTCGGCATCCACGCCGGCGAGGTCGACAGCTCCGACATCGACGGCGCGATGGACCTCGATCCGGACTTCCTCGTCCACATGGTCCACCCCGAACCGTGGCACCTCGACCGGCTGGCGGACGCGGCGACGCCGGTGGCCGTCTGTCCGCGGTCGAACCTCGTCACGGACGTGGGGCTCCCGCCGGTGTCGGAGCTGCTGGAACGGACTTCGGTCGCGCTCGGCACCGACAACGTGTTCCTGAACTCGCCGTCGATGTTTCGCGAGATGGAGTTCGCGGCCAAGCTGTTCGACGTCTCCGCGACAGAGGTGCTCCGGATGGCGACAGTGGCCGGGGCCGACATCGCCGCCCTGAACTGCGGGCTCGTCGAGCCCGGTCGGGACGCCGAGCTGGTCGTCCTCGACGGTGACTCGCACAACCTCACGGGTGCGAAGGACGTGGTCCGGGCGGTTGTCCGCCGAGCCGGGGTCGACGACATCCGCGCGGTCGTCCGCTAG
- a CDS encoding HD domain-containing protein: protein MKTIKDSVHDHIEVEGVARALLDTPEMQRLRHIKQLGTASLVYPSANHTRFEHSLGVYHNTCEALDHLNVGGPRAEKVKAAALLHDVGHGPFSHNLEPLTHRRTGKYHDDVHELFERGDVAAVLREHDIEPREVADLVAGDGRFGQLVSGELDVDRMDYLVRDAHHTGVPYGTIDHARLVRELTFQDGELVLAEGNVQTAESLLVARALMTPTVYDHHVTRISKTMLRRAGERLLDSTEYDAEDLRRMDDPGFLVALRNTEETADVARRFDERDLYKRAVWAERANVPEAVLDIKHQDVRGYELEIAERAGVDPDQVVLDVPGEPSMDESSTRVLVGGEARRLDEQSPLVEALQSAQLAQWRLGVYSPADVTDQVGTAAVRVLGLEIDGALVAEVRGLQGTLDQYGQ, encoded by the coding sequence ATGAAGACCATCAAGGACAGCGTCCACGACCACATCGAGGTCGAGGGCGTGGCTCGGGCGCTGCTGGACACACCCGAGATGCAGCGACTCCGGCACATCAAACAGCTGGGGACCGCGTCGCTCGTCTACCCGTCGGCGAACCACACCCGCTTCGAGCACTCGCTGGGGGTCTACCACAACACCTGCGAGGCGCTCGACCACCTGAACGTGGGGGGCCCGCGGGCGGAGAAGGTGAAGGCCGCGGCGCTGCTCCACGACGTGGGCCACGGCCCGTTCAGTCACAACCTCGAACCACTCACGCACCGTCGCACCGGGAAGTACCACGACGATGTCCACGAACTGTTCGAGCGCGGCGACGTGGCAGCGGTGCTGCGGGAGCACGATATCGAACCGCGCGAGGTCGCCGACCTCGTCGCCGGTGACGGCCGGTTCGGGCAGCTCGTCTCCGGCGAGCTCGACGTCGACCGGATGGACTACCTCGTTCGCGACGCCCACCACACGGGCGTCCCCTACGGCACCATCGACCACGCCCGGCTCGTTCGCGAGCTCACCTTCCAGGACGGCGAGCTCGTCCTCGCCGAGGGCAACGTCCAGACCGCAGAGAGCCTGCTCGTCGCCCGCGCGCTGATGACGCCCACCGTCTACGACCACCACGTCACCCGCATCTCGAAGACGATGCTCCGGCGGGCGGGCGAGCGCCTGCTCGACTCCACCGAGTACGACGCGGAGGACCTCCGACGGATGGACGACCCCGGCTTCCTCGTCGCGCTCCGCAACACCGAGGAGACGGCAGACGTGGCCCGCCGGTTCGACGAGCGCGACCTCTACAAGCGGGCGGTCTGGGCCGAGCGGGCCAACGTGCCCGAAGCCGTGCTCGACATCAAGCACCAGGACGTGCGGGGGTACGAGCTGGAGATCGCCGAACGGGCGGGCGTCGACCCCGACCAGGTCGTGCTCGACGTGCCTGGGGAGCCGTCGATGGACGAGTCCTCGACGCGCGTGCTCGTCGGCGGCGAGGCCCGACGGCTCGACGAGCAGTCGCCGCTGGTCGAGGCCCTCCAGTCCGCCCAGCTCGCGCAGTGGCGACTCGGGGTCTACTCCCCCGCGGACGTGACCGACCAGGTCGGCACCGCCGCCGTGCGCGTGCTCGGCCTCGAGATCGACGGCGCGCTCGTCGCCGAGGTCAGGGGGCTGCAGGGGACCCTCGACCAGTACGGCCAATGA
- a CDS encoding DUF555 domain-containing protein has protein sequence MSNYLVVMEAAWLVRDVTDINDAIGVAVSEAGKRLNEQGKDFVEVNVGLTDCPACGEPFESSYIAADTALVGLMLEMEVFNADSEEHANRIAKSEVGGALRDVPLKVVETIKRQSDDDDE, from the coding sequence ATGAGCAACTATCTCGTTGTGATGGAAGCGGCGTGGTTGGTTCGCGATGTCACCGATATCAACGACGCCATCGGCGTCGCCGTGAGCGAGGCGGGCAAGCGCCTGAACGAGCAGGGCAAGGACTTCGTCGAGGTCAACGTCGGCCTCACCGACTGTCCGGCCTGTGGCGAGCCGTTCGAGTCCTCCTACATCGCCGCCGACACCGCGCTCGTCGGCCTGATGCTGGAGATGGAGGTGTTCAACGCCGACAGCGAGGAGCACGCGAACCGCATCGCAAAGAGCGAGGTCGGCGGTGCCCTGCGTGACGTCCCGCTCAAGGTCGTCGAGACCATCAAGCGCCAGAGCGACGACGACGACGAGTGA
- a CDS encoding CBS domain-containing protein — protein sequence MELPTPADLRERRTELELTQSELADAADVSQPLIARIEGGDVDPRLSTLRRIVEALDEAEGEIVRAGDLMHEDVISIAPDDTVSDAVRTMEREAYSQLAVIKDGIPVGSISQSDLVHVEEGARDEAVREYMSESFPTVSEDATLEEVSNLLDHYKAVMVTKGGETLGIITEADIAARLS from the coding sequence ATGGAACTCCCGACTCCGGCGGACCTGCGCGAGCGCCGTACGGAACTGGAGCTCACCCAGAGCGAGCTCGCCGACGCCGCCGACGTCTCACAGCCGCTCATCGCCCGCATCGAGGGCGGTGACGTCGACCCCCGACTCTCGACCCTGCGCCGCATCGTCGAGGCGCTGGACGAGGCCGAAGGTGAGATCGTCCGCGCGGGCGACCTGATGCACGAGGACGTCATCAGCATCGCGCCCGACGACACCGTCAGTGACGCCGTCCGCACGATGGAGCGCGAGGCGTACTCCCAGCTGGCGGTTATCAAGGACGGCATCCCCGTCGGCAGCATCAGCCAGTCCGACCTCGTCCACGTCGAGGAGGGCGCACGCGACGAGGCGGTGCGCGAGTACATGAGCGAATCCTTCCCGACCGTCTCCGAGGACGCGACACTGGAAGAGGTCAGCAACCTGCTCGACCACTACAAGGCCGTGATGGTCACGAAGGGCGGCGAGACGCTCGGCATCATCACCGAGGCCGACATCGCGGCGCGGCTCTCCTGA
- the purM gene encoding phosphoribosylformylglycinamidine cyclo-ligase → MTEDEELTYADAGVDIEESEAATAALLNAVGNVVDTEYAGMLDIGDQYLALATDGVGTKLLVAEALGDYSTVGIDCMAMNANDLVAAGVNPVAFVDYLAVDEPSEAFAEQVGEGLAEAAARANVALLGGETAVMPEVVDGLDLAGTCAGLAPKDAVFDGEAQEGDTLVAWPSSGIHSNGLTLARTAVTREHDYDDPFPPEPERRIGEVLLEPTRIYTDLLEPMREHDVRAAAHVTGGGWTNLSRLGAFEYRIEDPFPAQPIFGFVQDLGNVPPEEMYRTFNMGTGFVAAVPPEQADDLADATEDGQVIGEVTEGDSVEVRGLSLS, encoded by the coding sequence ATGACCGAGGACGAGGAGCTCACGTACGCGGACGCGGGGGTCGACATCGAGGAGAGCGAGGCGGCGACGGCGGCGCTCTTGAACGCGGTCGGCAACGTCGTCGACACGGAGTACGCGGGGATGCTCGACATCGGCGACCAGTACCTCGCCCTGGCGACCGACGGCGTCGGCACGAAGCTGCTCGTCGCGGAGGCGCTGGGCGACTACTCCACCGTCGGCATCGACTGCATGGCGATGAACGCGAACGACCTCGTCGCTGCGGGTGTGAACCCCGTCGCGTTCGTCGACTACCTCGCCGTCGACGAGCCCTCGGAGGCGTTCGCCGAGCAGGTCGGCGAGGGGCTCGCGGAGGCCGCAGCGCGCGCCAACGTCGCCCTGCTGGGCGGCGAGACGGCCGTCATGCCGGAGGTCGTCGACGGGCTGGACCTCGCGGGCACCTGTGCGGGACTCGCGCCGAAAGATGCCGTGTTCGACGGCGAGGCGCAGGAAGGCGACACGCTGGTCGCGTGGCCGTCCTCCGGTATCCACTCGAACGGTCTCACGCTCGCCCGGACCGCGGTGACCCGCGAGCACGACTACGACGACCCGTTCCCGCCCGAACCCGAGCGGCGCATCGGCGAGGTCCTGCTCGAACCGACACGCATCTACACCGACCTGCTCGAACCGATGCGCGAGCACGACGTGCGTGCGGCGGCCCACGTCACCGGCGGCGGCTGGACGAACCTCTCGCGACTGGGCGCGTTCGAGTACCGTATCGAGGACCCGTTCCCGGCGCAGCCGATCTTCGGCTTCGTGCAGGACCTCGGCAACGTCCCGCCGGAGGAGATGTACCGCACGTTCAACATGGGTACCGGCTTCGTCGCGGCCGTTCCTCCGGAGCAGGCCGACGACCTCGCCGACGCGACCGAGGACGGACAGGTAATCGGCGAGGTCACCGAGGGCGACTCGGTGGAGGTCCGCGGGCTCTCGCTGTCGTAG